Within the Zea mays cultivar B73 chromosome 10, Zm-B73-REFERENCE-NAM-5.0, whole genome shotgun sequence genome, the region CGATGTATTTTTCGTACCGAACTTTCGATTCCGATGTTTCCGAATTACCGATATCGTTTTCGTTTCCGAAGTTACCGCTTTCGATTTCGTTTCcgataaaaatatgaaaacggtaacGATTTTAGTgatcgtttccgaccgttttcacccctaaTTGGAAGCAAAGGGTGCAGcgaagcctgcaggtggggcccacTAGCACCTCTCTCGAGTCTTGAGTAACGCCCCACCTCCTCCCCACTGATGAGAGAGGAGAAATTTGAAATCGGGAGGAAGCCCGCCGACAACCCCAAATCCCCGTTGCTCCTGCTCGTCTTGTCGGCAGGCCGCCAATCACTCACTCCTATCCTATCCGCCGATGGCCGCGGCCGCCGCCGAGGATGAGAAGGGGCTCCTGTCGTCGGTAGTGGGCGACATCCGGTGCTACTCCGGCTCCGACCCCCTCCGCCCGTGGCTCCGGTACGGCACCCTCACCCGCCGCTTTTTCTTCCTTCCAAACCCGTTCCCTGCGTCTCCGGCCGCATCGCTTCCTTCTTCGCCCCACGGATGACCGATGGCTTGATCCGCCCGCCCTCTGTCTGCTAGGGGGATGCGGAGGATGGAGAGGGCGCTGCCGCCAGCGACGCTGCGGGAGAAGCTGCCCAGGTTCCTCCAGAAGTGcgcccaggagttccaggacaacTCCCGCTACCGCGACGACCCGCGGTACCTCCGCGTCTGGATCCAGCTGGTCAGCCATTGCTTCTCTGACGTATATGTATCGATATCAAGATACTGCTTCTATTAGCTAGATCATACTGTAGAACCTCGTCACATCTTTGCGTGAATGTTGTCTTCCAGAATCTGGACTAGAACAGTACCCTCGCTGGATAACTTTTCGATGTGAATCATGCTTTGGAGCCCTTCCTGTTGCTATAAGAAATGACCTTACCAGGTTTCTAAATCCTGTAGATGGACTACGTGACGGACGCAAAGCCATTGCTCAAGACGATGGAGAGGAATGGAATAGGCCTCAAAAGGGCTTCGTTCTATATGGCATATGCACTGTATTATGAGAAGCACAGGAGATTCAATGATGCAGAGAAGATGTACCGTTTGGGAATCCAGAAGTAAGCTAAAGCATTTAATACCCCCAATCCCAACACACCCACTTCTTTTTTTTAACTGGATACCACCATCTGCTACTAGAACTGCTGCGGTTGTGCAAGCTGAATGCGCCGCCAACCTAACATTCATGTTAAAATAGATCTCAGTTTATACTTTATAGTTCCTTTGAGAGAAACACTGGTATCTTACTGAAGTTTTTAATAGCCTTGCAGAGCCTATTGGGGAGTTGCACAAAGCACATGAACAGTTTCGTTTCCGCATGGATTCATACAAGAAGAAAGATAAAGTACAACTCTCATTTCATTTGTTACTTAAGTTCAGATCATGGCCAGTGTTAGGTTTGTTGACGTCCCTTTCTCTATTCATGTGTTTTAGCTGCAGGAAAGAATGCCTAGGAAAGTGGGGTCTAGTGCTACATCTatgaaccaagtcaaaggtagacctctTATTGTAACCAATGTTACCTTTGACATTTATATCTCTATTAAAATCTTATTGACCAATCTTCACAAAAAAAAGATACGTGTTTTTCCTTGTCAATTCATAGCTAGAACTTCCCTTTGCAAACTCATTCTCTGATTTAGTTGATAAAAAACTATAATGGGTGATTTCTTTCCCAAAATAGAAGCATGCTTCTGCTTGCATATCCACACCTCAAACTTTCTTTTTCAAAGCACATTTTCTGATTTTATTTACACACAGTTATAACGTGTGATTTTCCCAGTGGTAACTTACTGGCTTTTTGAACATGTTGCAGGTGAAAGCAGACACTATAAAGAACTGAAATCCAATATAAAGCAAACATCAGAAAGCAGTTCTAATCCTTCATTAGGGCCAACTAAAGTTGGTGTTCTCTCCAGAGGAAACTCAGGAGCAAACAATAATTTGCCCCGTTGTAATAGTGATGATACTGTCGTTGTACGGTTTATAGGCTCTGCTTTGGTTGGGAAGTCAGAGACTGAAGATGCCTGTCACCACGGCCTAGTTGAGCCAACTATAAACACTAAAGAGGCTTTGGATGCCATTAATAGCATGTTTATGGAGCCACTGGAACCTGAAACTGTTCTCAAGAGACAATCAAAGCGTGAGAACCCAAATCATAATCAGCAAACAAGGGCATTTGGTATCTTTGTTGATGAAGATGAACCTAGTGGCAATAATACTAGCATGCTCCAGAACAACAGTATGAAGCAAGGCCATACAAAATTGAGTCAGCAAACAAGTGGATTTGAGATCTTTGTTGATGAGGATGTTCCTAATGGCAGCTACCAAAATGGAACGCAAAACAGGAACTCTTCAAAGGAACAGAGTGGGTTTGAGATCTTTGTTGATGAGGATTGCGCTAATGGCAACAATCAAAATGCGGGGCAAAACAGGAATTGTAGGAAAGAAAACAC harbors:
- the LOC103640678 gene encoding probable inactive serine/threonine-protein kinase bub1, which codes for MAAAAAEDEKGLLSSVVGDIRCYSGSDPLRPWLRGMRRMERALPPATLREKLPRFLQKCAQEFQDNSRYRDDPRYLRVWIQLMDYVTDAKPLLKTMERNGIGLKRASFYMAYALYYEKHRRFNDAEKMYRLGIQNLAEPIGELHKAHEQFRFRMDSYKKKDKLQERMPRKVGSSATSMNQVKGESRHYKELKSNIKQTSESSSNPSLGPTKVGVLSRGNSGANNNLPRCNSDDTVVVRFIGSALVGKSETEDACHHGLVEPTINTKEALDAINSMFMEPLEPETVLKRQSKRENPNHNQQTRAFGIFVDEDEPSGNNTSMLQNNSMKQGHTKLSQQTSGFEIFVDEDVPNGSYQNGTQNRNSSKEQSGFEIFVDEDCANGNNQNAGQNRNCRKENTKLNQERNKSELFVKEDEANDTVQNALCHKSNRYPPRPLLSDSSRHQGESDFQKPFVGGFAILPDDEEPCEKSYGGANINCRTVQPTHNTNNLLCPVQDDSGTRNREGPHSVTSGLQEDTVIRRFVASSIDDEPKVENAWHHGLVDPTVNLKEAMDDINSMFGKPLNFKGEKTKRKTNAHSDGKAAPISGFSILADDDLKEGCTSKASQSNSFKFGDENGLFEPTITTRDVMAEINDMFGMPLDL